A DNA window from Pseudomonas wuhanensis contains the following coding sequences:
- a CDS encoding GNAT family N-acetyltransferase, with the protein MHPAPTLYTERLILHPLELADAEAIQQQFPHWDVVRYLNVLVPWPYPADGAMTYLRDIALPAMARDEEWHWSIRLKSAPDQLIGNVSLMNEQDNNRGFWLAPQWQGQGLMGEASAAVTEYWFETLGRPLLRVPKAAPNIGSRKLSERTGMRLIHIEEGDFVSGRFPKELWEITREEWLQLR; encoded by the coding sequence ATGCACCCTGCTCCAACGCTCTACACCGAACGACTGATTTTGCACCCGCTGGAACTGGCCGATGCCGAGGCCATCCAGCAACAATTCCCTCACTGGGACGTGGTGCGTTATCTGAATGTCCTGGTGCCGTGGCCTTATCCCGCCGATGGCGCGATGACTTACCTGCGTGATATTGCCCTGCCGGCGATGGCCCGTGACGAAGAATGGCACTGGTCGATCCGCCTGAAGTCAGCGCCCGATCAACTGATTGGTAATGTCAGCCTGATGAATGAACAGGACAATAACCGCGGCTTCTGGCTGGCCCCGCAATGGCAAGGACAGGGGTTGATGGGTGAAGCCAGTGCAGCGGTGACCGAGTACTGGTTCGAAACACTCGGCCGGCCGTTGCTGCGCGTGCCGAAAGCGGCGCCGAATATCGGCTCGCGCAAACTCTCGGAACGTACTGGCATGCGCTTGATACACATCGAAGAGGGCGACTTCGTCAGCGGGCGATTCCCGAAGGAACTGTGGGAGATCACCCGTGAAGAGTGGCTTCAACTGCGCTGA
- a CDS encoding MFS transporter gives MSVQQLPPQSSIAITLQIVSIVFYTFIAFLCIGLPIAVLPGYVHEQLGFSAIVAGLTIGSQYLATLLSRPMAGRLSDSIGTKRAIVYGLSGIALSGGLTLLSTLLQSVPWLSLIILIAGRLLLGIAQGLIGVGTISWCMGQVGVEHTARSISWNGIASYGAIAIGAPLGVVMVAELGFTSLGIALSLLALLALLLIRNKPSVPVIRGERLPFWAVFGRIAPFGASLSLASIGYGTLTTFITLYYVSRGWSGAAYCLTVFGVCFILARLLFISSISRFGGFTSAIACMTIETVGLVLLWLAPSTGYALIGAGLTGFGLSLVYPALGVEAIKQVPNASRGAGLSAYAVFFDLALAIAGPLMGTVALNLGYSWIFFSAALLSVTGLGLTLLLKHRAMA, from the coding sequence ATGTCTGTGCAGCAACTGCCCCCGCAAAGCTCAATAGCGATCACCCTGCAGATCGTCTCCATCGTTTTCTATACCTTTATTGCCTTCCTCTGTATCGGCCTGCCGATTGCCGTGTTGCCGGGGTATGTCCATGAGCAGTTGGGGTTCAGCGCCATCGTGGCGGGGCTGACCATTGGTTCTCAGTACCTGGCCACCCTGCTCAGTCGGCCCATGGCCGGGCGTCTGTCGGACAGCATCGGTACCAAACGGGCGATTGTTTACGGCTTGTCGGGGATTGCGTTGAGCGGCGGGCTGACATTGCTGTCGACCCTGCTGCAAAGTGTGCCGTGGTTGAGCCTGATCATCCTGATCGCTGGCCGGTTATTGCTGGGCATCGCTCAAGGGTTGATCGGGGTCGGCACGATCAGCTGGTGCATGGGCCAGGTCGGTGTCGAGCACACGGCGCGTTCGATTTCCTGGAACGGCATCGCTTCGTACGGCGCCATCGCCATCGGCGCGCCATTGGGCGTGGTGATGGTCGCTGAACTGGGGTTCACAAGCCTCGGGATCGCGCTGTCGTTACTGGCCCTGCTAGCGCTGCTGTTGATCCGCAACAAACCTTCGGTGCCGGTGATCCGCGGCGAGCGTTTGCCGTTCTGGGCGGTGTTCGGGCGCATTGCCCCCTTCGGCGCGAGCCTGAGCCTGGCGTCCATCGGTTACGGCACGCTCACCACTTTTATTACCCTGTATTACGTCAGCCGTGGCTGGAGCGGCGCGGCTTACTGCCTGACGGTATTCGGGGTCTGCTTCATTCTGGCGCGGTTGTTGTTCATATCCAGCATCAGCCGTTTCGGCGGCTTCACCTCCGCCATCGCGTGCATGACCATTGAAACCGTCGGGTTGGTCCTGCTGTGGCTGGCGCCCTCGACGGGTTATGCCTTGATCGGCGCCGGCCTGACCGGGTTCGGCCTGTCGCTGGTGTATCCGGCGCTGGGGGTGGAAGCAATCAAGCAAGTGCCCAATGCCAGTCGCGGAGCGGGTTTGAGTGCTTATGCGGTGTTTTTTGATCTGGCACTGGCGATTGCCGGACCGCTGATGGGCACGGTGGCGTTGAACCTGGGGTATTCGTGGATTTTCTTTAGTGCGGCGTTGTTGTCGGTGACCGGGCTCGGTTTGACCTTATTACTGAAACACCGCGCAATGGCCTAA
- the speB gene encoding agmatinase has protein sequence MDVPAQNDQAMTRDSLYGTAAESTYAGITSFMRRRYSRDLRGVDVVVSGVPFDTATSNRPGARFGPRGIRAASTGIAWERHWPWTFDPFDHLAVIDYGDCAFDYGTPQSVPESIEAHAGHILSGGCAMLTFGGDHFISYPLLKAHARQHGPLSLIHFDAHSDTWPDEEGKRVDHGTMFWHAAKEGLVDPSRSVQIGLRTTNDDHQGFQVLDARQVHRQGCEAIVEAIRARVGDHPVYLTFDIDCLDPAFAPGTGTPVCGGLSTVQALEILGGLRGINLVGMDVVEVAPAYDCADITSLAAATLAMEMLCLYAARHKVDR, from the coding sequence ATGGACGTCCCTGCACAGAACGATCAGGCCATGACCCGCGACAGTCTTTACGGGACTGCCGCCGAAAGCACCTACGCCGGTATCACCAGTTTCATGCGCCGTCGCTACAGCCGCGACTTGCGTGGTGTCGACGTCGTGGTCAGTGGCGTGCCGTTCGACACCGCCACCAGCAACCGCCCCGGCGCGCGTTTCGGACCGCGCGGCATTCGGGCGGCATCCACCGGGATCGCCTGGGAACGCCACTGGCCGTGGACGTTCGACCCGTTCGATCACTTGGCGGTGATCGACTACGGCGATTGCGCCTTCGATTACGGCACGCCGCAATCGGTGCCGGAAAGCATCGAAGCTCACGCCGGGCACATCCTGAGCGGCGGTTGCGCGATGCTGACGTTTGGCGGCGATCACTTCATCAGTTATCCGCTGCTCAAGGCGCATGCCCGCCAGCATGGCCCGTTGTCATTGATTCACTTCGATGCCCACAGCGACACCTGGCCGGATGAGGAGGGCAAACGCGTCGATCACGGCACGATGTTCTGGCATGCGGCCAAAGAAGGGTTGGTGGATCCATCGCGCTCGGTGCAGATTGGATTGCGCACCACCAATGACGATCATCAGGGCTTTCAGGTACTGGATGCGCGGCAGGTGCATCGGCAAGGGTGCGAGGCGATTGTCGAGGCGATTCGTGCGCGGGTCGGTGACCACCCGGTGTATCTGACCTTCGACATCGATTGCCTCGACCCGGCCTTTGCGCCGGGCACCGGAACGCCGGTGTGCGGCGGTTTGAGCACGGTGCAGGCGCTGGAGATTCTCGGCGGGTTGCGCGGGATCAACCTGGTGGGGATGGACGTGGTGGAAGTGGCACCGGCCTACGACTGCGCGGACATTACCTCACTGGCGGCGGCGACGTTGGCCATGGAGATGCTGTGTTTGTATGCGGCCAGGCATAAGGTTGATCGGTAA
- a CDS encoding alkaline phosphatase D family protein, whose translation MSLLLGPILQFRGINSNVYNVSALVVLPLGGLSPSVKVPSGVTAGKPLATADIPLLNPQYRVWRIDFKAVQDQSVAITYTIKIEGTETNFVVPAEGQTPRIAYVSCNGFSDPKDMEKVDRNNERWEHMWGVHQGEPYHLLLMGGDQVYSDDMRSNVSSMKTWFAKPFADRKKAVYSKVIEADLDRFFTRLYLERWKQPEVAKVFSVIPTVMMWDDHDIIDGWGSYDEILHSSPVFQGLFAMAKRYFRIFQQQLIQTHPHLKPSADTHPCAIPDTADGFHLGFTGLGELALLVPDLRSERAPDLTAPRVQQTRVISPVSWDAIYAWLGKVKAHKHLLLMSSIPVGYLDLQSAEKALDLLSGQQELEDDLRDHWRSLPHRDERKRLIMRLLDFANAESCKVTLVSGDVHVAGVCVIESKLARHGSDGSGKIYQLISTGVVHPSPPALAVHFLESIGGNQEQIDYAITGTMLPIGARGRYLIAARNWLAIEPDEGSNGKTRLWANWHIEGLKHCVTQVIDPVM comes from the coding sequence ATGAGTTTGTTACTAGGCCCGATTCTGCAATTTCGTGGTATCAACAGTAATGTCTATAACGTGTCTGCTCTAGTGGTTTTACCTTTGGGCGGGTTATCGCCCAGCGTAAAAGTACCCAGCGGTGTCACCGCCGGCAAACCGTTGGCCACCGCCGATATCCCGTTGCTCAACCCTCAGTACCGCGTCTGGCGCATCGATTTCAAAGCGGTGCAAGACCAGAGCGTTGCCATTACCTACACGATCAAGATAGAGGGTACGGAGACCAATTTCGTCGTTCCTGCCGAGGGCCAGACGCCGCGCATCGCGTATGTGTCGTGCAACGGCTTCTCGGACCCCAAGGATATGGAGAAGGTGGACAGGAATAACGAGCGCTGGGAGCACATGTGGGGCGTTCATCAAGGCGAGCCTTATCACCTGCTGTTGATGGGGGGCGATCAGGTTTACAGCGACGACATGCGCAGCAATGTGTCGTCCATGAAAACATGGTTCGCCAAACCCTTCGCCGACCGTAAAAAGGCGGTCTACAGTAAGGTGATCGAAGCCGATCTGGATAGGTTTTTCACCCGGCTCTACCTGGAACGCTGGAAACAGCCTGAGGTGGCGAAAGTGTTCAGCGTCATCCCGACGGTGATGATGTGGGATGACCATGACATCATCGATGGCTGGGGCTCCTACGACGAGATACTGCATTCGAGTCCGGTGTTTCAGGGGCTGTTTGCCATGGCCAAACGCTATTTCAGGATTTTCCAGCAGCAACTGATCCAGACTCATCCTCACCTCAAGCCTTCCGCTGATACTCATCCCTGCGCGATTCCCGACACCGCTGACGGCTTTCACCTGGGGTTCACCGGTCTGGGCGAGTTGGCATTGCTGGTTCCCGACCTGCGCAGCGAACGTGCGCCGGATTTGACGGCCCCACGGGTTCAACAAACTCGGGTCATTTCGCCAGTCAGTTGGGATGCGATCTACGCTTGGCTAGGCAAGGTCAAGGCGCATAAGCACCTGCTGCTGATGTCGAGTATTCCCGTGGGTTACCTTGACTTGCAATCTGCCGAAAAGGCGTTGGATCTGCTTTCGGGGCAGCAGGAGCTCGAGGACGATTTGCGCGACCACTGGCGAAGCCTGCCCCACCGGGACGAACGCAAGCGGCTGATCATGCGCCTGCTGGATTTTGCCAATGCCGAATCATGCAAGGTCACGCTGGTGTCCGGCGATGTTCATGTGGCTGGGGTCTGCGTAATCGAATCGAAGTTGGCCCGGCATGGCAGCGACGGATCAGGGAAGATCTATCAATTGATTTCCACCGGCGTCGTCCATCCTTCGCCACCGGCCCTGGCGGTGCACTTTCTGGAGTCCATCGGCGGGAACCAGGAGCAGATCGACTACGCCATCACCGGAACCATGTTGCCCATCGGCGCAAGGGGGCGTTACCTGATTGCTGCTCGAAACTGGCTGGCGATAGAGCCTGATGAAGGCAGCAACGGCAAAACCCGGCTATGGGCCAACTGGCACATAGAAGGGCTCAAGCATTGTGTGACGCAGGTGATCGACCCCGTTATGTAG
- a CDS encoding polyamine ABC transporter substrate-binding protein: MAPLFKLCLPALFLAMAVPAQAEEKVLNLYSWADYVAPETLQRFEKETGIHVRYDTFDAPEVLETKLLTGGSGYDVVVPSSSVLARGLAAGALKEIPHDGLKGYANLDPDMLEKLAAVDPGNRYGVPYTWGTLGLGMNVEAVQQRLPNVPLNSLDLLFKPEYASKLKDCGIAVLDSPQEVIGLALHYLGKDPYSTDKADLTAADALLRQLQPSVLYVATGRQINDLANGSVCLVLTYNGDASMAADQARKANKPFEVAYRIPREGTLVWQDNLAIPKDAPHPEAARAFIEFMLRPESVAALTNTLFFATANRAATPLVDEAVRSDPDIYPQSEVRERLYADRSMSLKDMRQRTRLWATFRSRQ; encoded by the coding sequence ATGGCTCCGCTCTTCAAGCTGTGTTTACCCGCGCTGTTCCTCGCCATGGCCGTGCCGGCCCAGGCAGAGGAAAAAGTCCTCAATCTCTACAGTTGGGCCGATTACGTGGCGCCCGAGACCTTGCAACGGTTCGAAAAGGAAACCGGCATCCATGTGCGCTACGACACGTTCGATGCGCCGGAAGTCCTGGAAACCAAGCTGCTCACCGGCGGCAGCGGCTATGACGTGGTGGTGCCGTCGTCCAGTGTGCTGGCCCGTGGGCTGGCGGCGGGCGCGCTGAAGGAAATTCCTCACGATGGCCTCAAGGGTTACGCCAACCTCGACCCGGACATGCTGGAAAAACTGGCGGCGGTCGACCCCGGCAATCGGTATGGCGTGCCTTATACCTGGGGCACCCTCGGGTTGGGAATGAATGTCGAAGCAGTGCAGCAGCGCTTGCCCAACGTACCGCTCAACAGCCTGGACCTGCTGTTCAAACCCGAATACGCCAGCAAGTTGAAAGACTGCGGCATTGCGGTTCTCGACTCGCCGCAAGAGGTGATCGGCCTGGCACTGCATTATCTGGGTAAAGATCCCTACAGCACCGACAAGGCTGATCTGACAGCCGCCGACGCGCTGTTGCGTCAGTTGCAGCCATCGGTGCTGTACGTCGCCACCGGACGCCAGATCAACGATCTGGCCAATGGCAGCGTCTGCCTGGTATTGACCTACAACGGTGACGCGAGCATGGCTGCCGATCAGGCGCGCAAGGCCAACAAGCCATTCGAGGTGGCGTACCGCATTCCGCGGGAGGGCACGCTGGTGTGGCAGGACAATTTGGCGATTCCCAAGGATGCGCCGCACCCCGAAGCCGCCCGGGCCTTCATCGAGTTCATGTTGCGTCCCGAATCCGTCGCCGCGCTGACCAATACGCTGTTCTTCGCCACGGCCAATCGGGCGGCGACGCCATTGGTGGATGAGGCGGTGCGCAGCGATCCCGACATCTACCCGCAGAGCGAGGTGCGTGAGCGGCTGTATGCCGACCGCAGCATGAGCCTCAAGGACATGCGTCAGCGCACCCGTCTGTGGGCCACTTTCCGTAGCCGCCAATAA
- a CDS encoding carbon-nitrogen hydrolase family protein, whose product MPKSIVAALQIGALPGGKADTLDQILSWETAIIESGAALVVMPEALLGGYPKGEGFGTQLGYRLPEGREAFARYFDNAIDVPGAETEALAGLSSRTGANLVIGVIERTGSTLYCTALYFDPQAGLVAKHRKLMPTGTERLIWGKGDGSTLPVIDSQVGRIGAVVCWENMMPLLRTAMYAKGVEVWCAPTVDEREMWQVSMRHIAHEGRCFVVSACQVQASPQALGVEIANWPAQRPLIAGGSVIVGPMGDILAGPLRDEAGLLTAEIDTADLIRARYDYDVVGHYARPDVFELTVDERAKPGVRFNA is encoded by the coding sequence ATGCCCAAGTCCATCGTTGCTGCGCTGCAAATCGGCGCGTTGCCCGGCGGCAAGGCCGACACCCTCGATCAAATCCTCTCCTGGGAAACCGCCATTATCGAATCCGGTGCGGCACTGGTGGTCATGCCGGAGGCATTGCTCGGCGGCTACCCCAAAGGCGAGGGCTTCGGCACGCAATTGGGCTATCGACTGCCAGAGGGGCGGGAAGCGTTTGCGCGGTATTTCGACAACGCCATCGACGTGCCCGGTGCCGAGACAGAAGCCCTGGCCGGATTGTCCTCGCGCACTGGCGCCAACCTGGTGATCGGCGTGATCGAGCGCACGGGCAGCACCTTATATTGCACCGCGCTGTATTTCGATCCGCAGGCCGGGCTGGTCGCCAAGCACCGCAAACTGATGCCCACCGGCACCGAACGACTGATCTGGGGCAAGGGCGATGGCTCGACCTTGCCGGTGATCGACAGCCAGGTCGGGCGGATTGGCGCGGTGGTGTGCTGGGAAAACATGATGCCGCTGCTGCGCACCGCGATGTACGCCAAAGGCGTGGAGGTCTGGTGCGCGCCGACGGTGGACGAGCGGGAAATGTGGCAAGTCAGCATGCGCCACATCGCCCATGAAGGACGCTGCTTTGTGGTCAGTGCCTGTCAGGTCCAGGCCTCACCGCAAGCCTTGGGCGTGGAAATCGCCAACTGGCCGGCGCAGCGTCCGTTGATTGCTGGCGGCAGCGTGATTGTTGGGCCCATGGGCGACATTCTCGCCGGACCGCTGCGCGACGAGGCGGGTTTGCTCACCGCCGAAATCGACACCGCCGACCTGATCCGCGCCCGTTACGACTACGACGTGGTCGGGCACTACGCGCGCCCGGACGTGTTTGAGTTGACGGTGGATGAGCGGGCCAAGCCGGGTGTGCGGTTCAACGCATAA
- a CDS encoding LEA type 2 family protein: MRRLIALSLLLLSLSACALFPSRDPLNINVVGIEPLPSQELEVRFAVKLRVQNPNETAIDYNGVALNLEVNGRQLASGVSDQSGSIPRFSEAVVVVPVSISAFTVLRQTLGLSQTQTLDNLPYVLRGKLAGGAFGTMRFVDRGKLSLPGSTSGTW; the protein is encoded by the coding sequence ATGCGCAGATTAATTGCCCTGTCCCTCCTGCTGCTCTCTCTCAGTGCATGTGCCCTGTTTCCCAGTCGCGACCCGCTGAACATCAACGTGGTCGGTATCGAGCCGCTGCCAAGCCAGGAACTGGAAGTGCGTTTTGCGGTAAAACTGCGCGTGCAAAACCCCAATGAAACGGCAATCGACTACAACGGCGTGGCGCTGAATCTGGAAGTGAATGGCCGACAACTTGCCTCCGGCGTCAGCGACCAATCGGGCTCGATCCCCCGTTTCTCCGAAGCGGTGGTAGTGGTGCCGGTGAGCATTTCGGCGTTCACCGTGCTGCGTCAGACCCTCGGCCTGAGTCAGACACAAACACTGGATAATCTGCCGTACGTGCTTCGGGGCAAATTGGCTGGCGGCGCGTTCGGCACTATGCGTTTTGTCGATCGCGGCAAACTCAGCCTGCCGGGTTCTACCTCCGGGACCTGGTAA
- a CDS encoding LysR family transcriptional regulator: MNQMNIATVDLNLLKVFEALHEESSASRAALRLGVTQSAVSAALRRLREVYGDQLFVRTGRGLAPTLKANQLKPVVSDALNKCRQSLAMVDPAAHQYDGRSVTVGLSDDFEIAYGRRLIEEIADRAPKLRLIFRQTHSQIVARALMERSIDLAITAGGFAERLLSRQVLGEGDYRCLVDPLSLAEGQETLSLEAFVAREHILVSSGGFIGITDEGLAALGLSRRVCASTTHFAALPYLLKGSQAVATIPAHAARSIAALSGLALLPCPLALPRYPIELGWRTSTQLDPVVLKVREAIIATFSHL, from the coding sequence ATGAACCAAATGAATATCGCGACCGTCGATCTCAACTTGCTCAAAGTCTTCGAAGCCCTGCATGAAGAGTCCAGCGCCAGCCGTGCCGCGCTGCGTCTGGGCGTGACGCAATCGGCGGTCAGCGCGGCGTTGCGTCGATTGCGTGAGGTGTATGGCGATCAGTTGTTCGTGCGCACGGGTCGAGGCCTTGCGCCGACGCTCAAGGCCAACCAGTTGAAACCGGTGGTCAGTGATGCGCTGAATAAATGCCGCCAGAGCCTGGCGATGGTCGATCCGGCTGCGCATCAATACGACGGGCGCTCGGTGACGGTGGGTTTGTCGGATGATTTCGAAATTGCCTACGGGCGACGATTGATTGAAGAAATCGCTGATCGCGCGCCGAAACTGCGATTGATCTTTCGCCAGACCCATAGCCAGATCGTCGCCCGGGCCTTGATGGAACGCAGCATCGATCTGGCGATCACGGCAGGCGGGTTTGCCGAGCGTTTGCTCAGTCGTCAGGTGCTGGGTGAAGGCGATTATCGGTGTCTGGTGGATCCCCTCAGTCTGGCCGAAGGACAAGAGACTCTCAGCCTTGAGGCGTTCGTCGCCCGCGAGCACATTCTGGTGTCATCGGGCGGTTTTATCGGGATTACCGATGAAGGCCTGGCAGCGTTGGGGCTGAGTCGGCGGGTCTGCGCGTCGACCACGCATTTTGCGGCGTTGCCGTATCTGCTCAAGGGCAGCCAGGCGGTGGCGACTATTCCAGCCCATGCGGCTCGAAGTATCGCCGCGCTCAGCGGACTGGCGTTGCTGCCCTGCCCTTTGGCGCTGCCACGCTACCCGATCGAACTGGGCTGGCGCACCAGCACGCAGCTCGATCCGGTGGTGCTGAAAGTGCGCGAGGCGATTATCGCGACCTTTTCCCATCTGTAG
- a CDS encoding LysR family transcriptional regulator, which translates to MLGQLHDLDLHLLRLFVSVVECGGFSAAQGDLGLSQSSISQQMARLETRLGYRLCSRGKGGFKVTPKGEQLLLAIRALFESIEAFRHQSNGVAGRLIGEVRLGLSEALDQSVLQRVAEAIRRFRERDESVRIELISAMPGEMERLLLQQRLDLAIGYFSQAQSAFDYRELFTETQHLYCAPGHPLFTDEAPDDQALQACDRVDHPYRFLRSDEPFQGKRCSARSEQVEGTLAFILSGKHVGYLPDHFARSWEDKGLLRAVRQGDMSFEVAFHLARHRAQVPGDAQKAFEEDLLAAFAAPV; encoded by the coding sequence ATGCTCGGTCAACTTCACGACCTGGACCTGCACCTTCTGCGCCTGTTTGTCAGCGTGGTGGAATGCGGTGGCTTCAGCGCGGCCCAGGGTGACCTGGGGCTGAGCCAGTCGAGCATCAGCCAGCAGATGGCCAGGCTCGAAACCCGGCTCGGTTATCGCCTGTGCAGTCGCGGCAAGGGCGGGTTCAAAGTCACCCCCAAGGGCGAACAACTGCTCCTTGCCATTCGCGCCTTGTTCGAGTCGATCGAAGCGTTCCGACATCAATCCAACGGCGTGGCCGGACGCTTGATCGGTGAAGTGCGCCTGGGCTTGTCCGAAGCGCTTGATCAGTCGGTGCTGCAACGGGTTGCCGAGGCGATCCGGCGCTTTCGCGAACGGGATGAATCAGTGCGTATCGAGCTGATCAGCGCCATGCCCGGCGAGATGGAGCGGTTGTTGCTGCAACAACGGCTGGACCTGGCGATCGGTTATTTCTCACAGGCGCAGAGCGCTTTTGACTACCGCGAGTTGTTCACGGAAACCCAGCATTTGTATTGCGCCCCCGGGCATCCGTTGTTCACCGATGAGGCGCCTGACGATCAAGCACTTCAGGCCTGCGACCGGGTCGATCACCCCTACCGCTTCCTGCGCAGCGACGAGCCGTTTCAGGGGAAGAGGTGTTCGGCGCGTTCCGAGCAGGTCGAAGGCACCCTCGCCTTCATTCTTTCCGGCAAGCACGTTGGCTACCTGCCCGATCACTTCGCCCGCAGCTGGGAAGACAAAGGATTGCTGCGCGCCGTGCGCCAGGGCGATATGAGTTTTGAGGTGGCATTTCACCTGGCGCGCCATCGTGCTCAGGTGCCGGGGGATGCGCAGAAGGCGTTTGAAGAGGATTTGCTCGCGGCGTTTGCGGCGCCCGTTTAA
- a CDS encoding DUF883 family protein has product MARKIIDQVAEDQIKDQVFSELQALIEESEKLLKSSASLVGEEADTLRGQIAQKLQQARGSVSSMRDRTKPAVEASEIYIGGHPWQTVAISAGFGLVVGLLLGRR; this is encoded by the coding sequence ATGGCCCGCAAAATCATCGATCAAGTCGCCGAGGATCAAATCAAGGATCAGGTCTTCAGCGAACTTCAGGCCCTGATCGAAGAGTCGGAAAAACTGCTGAAGAGTAGTGCTTCACTGGTCGGTGAAGAAGCGGACACCCTTCGTGGTCAAATCGCCCAGAAACTCCAGCAGGCCCGGGGTTCAGTCTCCAGTATGCGTGACCGGACCAAGCCCGCAGTCGAGGCCAGCGAAATCTACATCGGGGGTCATCCCTGGCAAACCGTAGCCATCTCCGCCGGATTCGGTTTGGTGGTGGGGCTGTTGTTGGGCCGGCGTTAA
- a CDS encoding nucleobase:cation symporter-2 family protein has translation MTASEKAPAPRHNDLIYGLDDRPHLTATVFAALQHVLASFVGIITPTLIMGSALGLQSEVPYLISMALFVSGLGTFVQARRFGPVGSGLLCLQGTSFSFISVILSAGFMVKARGGGTDEILSTIFGVCFFAAFIEVVLSQFIGKLRMLITPVVTGTIITLMGLSLIKVAMTDIAGGFGATDLGAASHLALAALVLGTIVVLNRVDVPFLRLGAIVIGLALGYAVAWFMGQVDFASLPAVPLMSVPVPFKYGFSFDWVAFVPVAVIFLVSPLEAAGDLTANSMISRQPVKGPLYIRRIKSGLLADGLNSAMAAVFNSMPMVTFAQNNGVIQLTGVASRYVAFFIAGLLVVLGLFPMIGAVLQLMPKPVLGGAELVMFGTVAVAGIKILAEAGLHRRNMLIVAISLGMGLGVAAVPDVLRELPKALHNIFESPITVGALCAIVLNIFLPEEFIELEEDEFDPEASVLQVMQNPDVAAKGEPVPPVVVAQLNRP, from the coding sequence ATGACCGCCTCTGAAAAAGCCCCTGCCCCACGCCACAACGACCTGATTTACGGCCTCGACGATCGCCCCCATCTGACCGCCACGGTCTTCGCCGCCCTGCAACACGTGCTGGCAAGTTTCGTCGGCATCATTACCCCGACGCTGATCATGGGCAGCGCCCTGGGCCTGCAAAGTGAAGTGCCTTACCTCATCAGCATGGCACTGTTCGTTTCGGGGCTGGGCACGTTTGTGCAGGCGCGACGGTTCGGCCCGGTCGGCTCCGGCCTGTTGTGCCTGCAAGGCACCAGCTTCTCGTTTATCAGCGTGATTCTCAGCGCCGGGTTCATGGTCAAAGCACGTGGCGGCGGCACCGATGAAATCCTCTCGACGATTTTCGGCGTGTGCTTTTTCGCCGCGTTCATCGAGGTGGTGCTGAGCCAGTTCATCGGCAAGCTGCGGATGCTGATCACCCCGGTGGTAACCGGCACCATCATCACCCTCATGGGCCTGTCGCTGATCAAGGTCGCCATGACCGACATCGCCGGCGGTTTCGGTGCGACGGATCTCGGCGCCGCCAGCCATCTGGCGCTGGCGGCACTGGTGCTGGGAACCATCGTGGTGTTGAACCGGGTGGATGTGCCGTTCCTGCGCCTGGGCGCGATCGTCATCGGCCTGGCCCTCGGTTACGCGGTCGCCTGGTTCATGGGCCAGGTCGATTTCGCCAGCCTGCCCGCCGTGCCGCTGATGAGTGTGCCCGTACCGTTCAAGTACGGTTTCTCCTTCGATTGGGTCGCGTTCGTGCCGGTGGCGGTGATTTTCCTGGTGTCGCCCCTGGAAGCCGCCGGTGACCTGACCGCCAATTCGATGATTTCCCGGCAGCCAGTCAAAGGCCCCCTTTATATCCGCCGGATTAAATCCGGCCTGCTGGCCGACGGTCTCAATTCGGCGATGGCGGCGGTGTTCAACAGCATGCCGATGGTGACCTTCGCCCAGAACAATGGGGTGATTCAGCTCACTGGTGTGGCCAGCCGTTATGTGGCGTTTTTCATCGCCGGCCTGTTGGTGGTGCTGGGGTTGTTCCCGATGATCGGCGCGGTGCTGCAACTGATGCCGAAACCGGTGCTCGGCGGCGCTGAACTGGTGATGTTCGGCACCGTGGCAGTGGCCGGGATCAAGATTCTCGCCGAGGCCGGCCTGCATCGACGCAACATGCTGATCGTGGCGATTTCCCTCGGCATGGGCCTGGGCGTCGCGGCAGTGCCTGACGTATTGCGCGAGTTGCCGAAGGCGCTGCACAACATCTTCGAATCACCGATCACTGTCGGTGCGTTGTGCGCTATCGTGCTGAATATCTTCTTGCCCGAAGAGTTCATCGAGCTGGAAGAAGACGAGTTCGATCCGGAAGCCTCGGTGCTTCAGGTGATGCAGAACCCGGATGTTGCGGCCAAGGGTGAACCCGTGCCTCCCGTGGTTGTCGCACAGTTGAACCGTCCGTAA